Part of the Olsenella profusa DSM 13989 genome, CTTCCACTTGTAGAGGGTACAACGCGTGGAGCCGACCTCGTCGGCGATCTGTTGCGCGCTTCCGGCTCGTCTGACAAGCGCTGTCACGGCTTTCTGCTTCTCTTCGAGAGTGAACGTCCTGGGCTCGGCTGTCCGCCTCTCGCCAGGTGCCAGCTCGTCTATCCACTCTCTGAGCTTTTGCGTACTTCCGGGGTATCCCAGCTCGCGTCTCGTATAGGCGTTGCAGCGGCCGTGCTCCAGATAGTGGTTGACGGCGGCCCGCCTTTGCCCTTCTGAGTAGCGTTCTAGGTTGCGCCCCCTGAGCGCGCCTCCGTTGTCCTGCCATTCCCGATACCATCCTACAAGCTGTGCCCGGCTTGGATATCCCAACTCGCGTATCGTAGCCGTGGCTTTAAAACCATACTTGATATAGAGCTCGACCGCTCTTGTCCTCTGCTCAAGGGAGTACACGCCATCCTCCAAACATCATCGTTTGGTACGGATTTCCGGTACCGGCCCCTTCTGCTCACTTCATCTTGACAAAACACAGGGCTCGAGGCTGCCGCTGCCGAAGTGGTTCCTGGCGTTCCGGCTCGTCGCCGGCTCGAAGAGGGGCGTCTCGGCCGCCGAGCTGGCCCGCGCCCTGGGCACGAGCGAGACCACCGCGCGATACGTGGTCCTGAGGCTGCGCGGCGCGATGTCCGCCGGATTGGGGCGCCTTCGGCCGGGTCTCGGGTGAGGCCGAGGTGGACGACTTCTTCGTGGGGGCCGCGGCCGCAGGGACCGTGGGCAGGGGGACCACCAGGCAGCCGATGATCTGCGCGGTGTCGCGCGGCGGCCGGGGCGGCCCCGGGACGTGCGCCCTCAGGGTCGTCCCCGACGCGGCGGGCGGGGCGTACTCGCGCTTCGCCGAGGAGCACGTGGGGGTGCTCTCGCACGTCCGCGCCGACATGTGGCAGGGCGTCACCGCCGGCCTGCGCGGCTGGCCGGGGCTCGACCAGCGCCCGTTCGACGCGTCGGACCCGGCCTCCTCGCTCGCGCTCGTGCACCACGTGATATCGGACTTCAAGGCGTACGCCCTCGGCACCTTCCACGGGCTGTCGCGGGCGAGGCTGCAGGGCGTGTGCGACGAGTTCAGCTGGAGGTACTGCCACAGGGGCCCCGCGCCGGCGTCCGCGCTCGCCGCCGACGTCGCGGCCGCCCCGCACGTCCCCCGCGCCGAGCTCGAGGCCTCGTTCGGCCCGCAGCCCCGCGTCGCGAGCCCGAGGGCGCGCACGGGGGCGAGGGTCAGGCAGCGCGAGCGCGTCGAGGAGCTGCTGCGCGAGGCCGGGCCGGGCGACGGCCTGCTGGGGCTGCTCGACGACGGCTTCCGGGAGCGGAGGGAGTGAGGGGGTTATGCGCGAGCTTGGGGGCCATGTTGCGCATTACGTACCCATCTGAGATCCACCATTCCCTTTGTGCCAGGCATGCTTCTGTTCAGGAATAGCCGTACGCTCCTCGGGTGCCTGCGCTCTCCGCTTGAGAACTGTGAGCCTGTCGTTTGCATCGCGCATATCCTTGTCGCGTCTCTGCTGCTGTTGCCGAACCTTCTTCTGGGCCTCGGTCGGCCCATACGGCTACGGAGATGTTTTTTCGCGAGCTCTCGGACATTGGATACGACATGCTTCGCCCAGATACGCTGGAAGCTATCAGCTTTGTAGGACTGCGCATGATCCACAATGAAGTCTGCGATGACATTGCCTGTGCGGCGTAGCACCATACTCAGCATCGTCGCATACGCCTAAGGCCGCAATGCACAGTCTTGACGTTCTCGCACAGCTTCCTCTCATCCTTGCTGACCTTGTTGGCGTCGGCCAATGCCTCCTCGGCTTTGTCAGCGGTCACGTTGTAGTTCTCGACAGCCCGCTGCTGCATTGGAGTTGGAATTCATAGTGGAACAATACAAAAAACAGGACAAACGAAAATAACGTTCGCCCTGCTCAGAGTTCTGGTCGGGTGGACTGGATTCGAACCAGCGACCCCTTGACCCCCAGTCAAGTGCGCTACCAAGCTGCGCCACCACCCGTTCGCTCACCTTGCCGGTGCGCGAGTACGTAATGTAACACTCCCCTCACCCCAAGGCAAGCATAAAACGCGATTGGCCCTACGTGCCCTTGGAGACCACCGTATACTCGCCTGAATGCGGGTTGATAACGAACGAGACGAACTCGCCTGCGAAGGGATCCCCCAAAAAGCCGGGGTCGCTCTCTCCCAGCGCGCCGTTCAGATAGTCCTTGAGACTCTCGGGCCTCACCCATGCCACGCCATACATACGCACTCCTCTGTTTCGGAACCAAGACCTGGTTATCCTATGGTTGAGGGGTTGCCACCCACGTCGTATTTGCGACGAACAGGAAACTGATATGTTGAGACTCGATTCAAAGTGTACATTCGATGCGCCTGGCCCTGCAAAAGCCCAGTTGATATTTTTCTCATGTGCTTTAAATGTACACTTTGACGAGAGAACGCTCCCACGGCAAAGGAGGCCGTCATGTCCGTGAGCACGCGCACGGGCTTTTTCCAGAGGGCCTATGGCATCGTTCGCCAGATCCCTGCAGGGCGCGTCGCCACGTACGGGCAGATCGCTGCCATGCTGGGAGAGCCCCGCAAGGCACGCTTCGTGGGCTTCGCCATGCACTCCAGTCCTGGCGTGGCCGGGGGCGTCCCCTGCCACCGCGTGGTCTTCAAGGACGGTGCGCTGGCACCGGGCTTTGCCTTTGGCGGACCCGAGGCGCAGCGAGCGCTCCTTGAGGACGAGGGCGTGGGCTTCCTTCCCGATGGCCGTGTCGACATGCACGCCTTCCAATGGGAGGCATAGCCGGGGCGCGCGTGTAGGGACAGGACGCTACCGGGCGAACTGGCTCTCGTAGAGGTCGGCATAGAAGCCACCCCTAGCCAGCAGCTCATCGTGCGTGCCCGTCTCGATCACCCGACCGTTGCGCATGACCACGATGCAGTCCGCGTTCTTGATGGTCGAGAGGCGGTGCGCCACCACGAGCGAGGTGCGCCCCTCCATCATGCGGTCGAAGGCATCCTGCACCTGCAGTTCCGTGCGCGTGTCGATGGAGCTCGTCGCCTCGTCGAGCAGCAGCACCGTGGGATCCTGCAGCATCACGCGGGCGATGCACAGCAGCTGCCGCTGACCTGCGGAGAGCAGGGCGCCCGACTCCCCCACCACGGTGTCATAGCCCTGGGGAAGCTGCTCTATGAACTTGTGGGCATGCGCGCGCTTGGCAGCGGCGACCACCATCCCATCCGTGGCATCCGGCATGCCATAGGCGATGTTCTCGCGGATGGTGCCCTCAAAGAGCCAGGTGTCCTGCAGCACCATGCCAAAGGACTTCCTGAGCGCCCTGCGCGTGTAGCCACGCACGTCCGTGCCGTCCAGGCTCACGTCTCCCCTGTCCACGTCATAGAAGCGCAGCAACAGGTTGATGAGGGTCGTCTTGCCACAGCCCGTGGGACCCACGAGGGCGAAGCGCCTGCCGGGGGCGATGTGGACGTCGATGTCGCACAGGAGCTCGCGCCCCTTGTCGTAGGAGAACCACACGTGGTCGAGGTCGAGCCTGCCCGAGGTCGCCGGAACCGTCAACGCGTCTGGAGCATCGGGCCCCTCCACCTCGGCGTCGATGAGGGCAAAGAGGCGTCGTGCGGAGGCAAAGGCCGCCTGCACCTGCGTGACCACGGTCGATATCTCGTTGAAGGGCCTCATGTACTGGGTGGTGTACGAGAGGAAGCTCTGCACCTGCCCCACGGTGAGCACAGAGGGATGCCCGGTGATGACACAGAGGCAGCCCACGACGGCCACGGTGGCATAGGTAATGTTGTTGACCACACGGGTGGAGGGATTCGTGAGCGAGCTGATGAACTGCGCCCGCTCCCCTGCCACGTAGAGGCGCTCGTTGATCCGTTGGAACTCGTCCGTCGCCTGCGCGCCGTGTGCGAAGGCCGAGACGAGCGACTGGTTGGCCATCATCTCCTCGGTGAGACCGGTCAGCTCGCCCTGGATGGCCTGCTGTTCCATAAAACTCCTGGAGGAATGCCGGGCGATCTGGCCTGCGACCACGATGGAGAGCGGCGTGAGCACCAGGACCACCACGGCCATGCTCGCCGAGAGCGAGAGCATGAAACAGATGGTGACGACGATGGTCATGATGCCGTTGAAGAGCTGGTTGAAGCCCTGGAGCATGCCCTGGCCCACGGCATCCACGTCGTTGATCACGCGTGAGAGCACGTCGCCATGCGAGTGGGAGTCCACGAACGAGAGCGGGAGCGCACCCAGGCGCTCGTAGGCATCGTTGCGCAGGTCACGCGAGGCCTCATAGGCCAGGCGGTTCGTGCAGAAGAGCGAGACCCACTGCGTCACCGCGGCAAGGACGACGATCACGGCAAGGCGCCGCAGCAGGGGTGCGAGCCCCACGAGGTCGACCGATCCGGTGCCCAGCATGAGGTCGATTCCCTGGCCGACGAGGATGGGCACGTAGAGCTGCAGAATGACCGAAGCCGCCGCCATGACGAAGGACATGACGAGGGACGTCAGGTGTGGCCTCACGTACCGCATGAGACGCATGATGACGCCCCCCGAGGAGAGGTCGCTGGGCTCGAGGATCCGGTTGGTGGTGCCGGCACCATCCTCGCCCTTGACGGTCGCGAGCACGGAGGTGGGCGCGCCACCACCCGCATACGGATTGGCCATCAGGCCTCCACCTCCTCTTTCGAGAGCTGCGAGAGGCAGATCTCGCGATAGAGCCCACAGTCTCCCAGGAGCGCACGGTGCGTGCCCAGGCCAGCGACGTGGCCGTGGTCCAGCACGAGGATCTGGTCGGCCCGCATGACTGCGGAGACGCGCTGCGAGACGATGACCGACGTCACGCCACCCGCGAGGTCGTGCAGGGCATGGCGCAGACGTGCATCGGTCTTGAAGTCGAGGGCGGAGGCGGAGTCGTCCAACACCACGATCGAGGGAGCGCCCACAAGCGCGCGGGCGATGGTGAGGCGCTGGCGCTGGCCGCCGGAGAAGTTCTTGCCTCCCGCCTCGACGCGCCCGTCGAGGCCTTGGGGCATCTGGCGCACGAAGTCGGACGCCTGGGCCGCCTCGAGGGCCTGCCAGAGCTCGTCGTCCGTGGCATCCGCCTTGCGCCAGGTGAGGTTCGAGCGGATGGTGCCCGAGACGAGCGAGGCCCTCTGAGGCACCACGGAGACGAGGTGGCGCAGCTGCGCAAGCGGATAGGAGCGCACGTCGTGGCCCAGCACACCCACGGAGCCGTGGGTTGCATCGTACAGGCGTGGCAGCAGGTTGACCAGCGTGGACTTGCCGGAACCAGTGCCCCCAATGACGCCCAGGGTCTCCCCGCGCCTCAGCGTGAGGGTGACCTCCGAGAGCGAGGGGAGAGGGGCTCCCGCATAGGAGAAGCTGACGTGCCGCAGGGCAAGCGCCGGTGCGTCCGCCGCGACCGTCCGCTCGCTCGTGCCAGCGTCCGTGACGGAGATGGCGACGTCGAGCACCTCCATGACGCGCTGGGCACTGGCCGACCCACGGTTGAAGAGCACGACCAGGTTGGCCACGTAGATGATGGCGATGAGCGTCTGGCCCATGTAGTTGACGAAGGCCATGACCTGCCCCTGCGTCAGCGCGCCCACCTGGATCTGCAGGGCCCCCGTCCACAGTATCGCCACGACGCCCAGGTTCATCACGAGGAGCGTGGACGGGCTCAGGACGGCCGAGAGCCTGCCCACGGCGATGGCCACCTGCGTCTGTTCCTCGGAGGCGGCGCGAAAGCGCCTGGTCTCGTGCTCCTCCTGGCCAAAGGCCCGGATGACGCGCACGCCGGAGAGGGCCTCGCGCGTGATGCGCGAGATCTGGTCGAGCCTCTCCTGCATGAGGCGGAAGAACGGCACCGACTTGGCCATGACCAGCGCAAAGACGACGGAGATGGTGGGCACGCACAGCAGGAAGACGAGGCCGAGCCTGAGGTCGATGAGCAGCGCCGCGACAACGGAGCCCATGCCCAGGATGGGAAAGCGCATGAGTTGGCGGATGCCCATGGCCACGGCCAGCTGCACCTGGTTGACGTCATTGATGGTACGCGTCACCAGGGAGTTCGACCCAAAGCG contains:
- a CDS encoding ABC transporter ATP-binding protein, with protein sequence MANPYAGGGAPTSVLATVKGEDGAGTTNRILEPSDLSSGGVIMRLMRYVRPHLTSLVMSFVMAAASVILQLYVPILVGQGIDLMLGTGSVDLVGLAPLLRRLAVIVVLAAVTQWVSLFCTNRLAYEASRDLRNDAYERLGALPLSFVDSHSHGDVLSRVINDVDAVGQGMLQGFNQLFNGIMTIVVTICFMLSLSASMAVVVLVLTPLSIVVAGQIARHSSRSFMEQQAIQGELTGLTEEMMANQSLVSAFAHGAQATDEFQRINERLYVAGERAQFISSLTNPSTRVVNNITYATVAVVGCLCVITGHPSVLTVGQVQSFLSYTTQYMRPFNEISTVVTQVQAAFASARRLFALIDAEVEGPDAPDALTVPATSGRLDLDHVWFSYDKGRELLCDIDVHIAPGRRFALVGPTGCGKTTLINLLLRFYDVDRGDVSLDGTDVRGYTRRALRKSFGMVLQDTWLFEGTIRENIAYGMPDATDGMVVAAAKRAHAHKFIEQLPQGYDTVVGESGALLSAGQRQLLCIARVMLQDPTVLLLDEATSSIDTRTELQVQDAFDRMMEGRTSLVVAHRLSTIKNADCIVVMRNGRVIETGTHDELLARGGFYADLYESQFAR
- a CDS encoding ABC transporter ATP-binding protein; amino-acid sequence: MFELLRRYLGPYRARAITGMLAKVIEVVFDLITPLVIARMVDEGVGAHDVGVVLRYGALLACFALVGYGSTLVCQKMAALVAQGMGTDLRHDLMEKSMGLSQAEVDRFGSNSLVTRTINDVNQVQLAVAMGIRQLMRFPILGMGSVVAALLIDLRLGLVFLLCVPTISVVFALVMAKSVPFFRLMQERLDQISRITREALSGVRVIRAFGQEEHETRRFRAASEEQTQVAIAVGRLSAVLSPSTLLVMNLGVVAILWTGALQIQVGALTQGQVMAFVNYMGQTLIAIIYVANLVVLFNRGSASAQRVMEVLDVAISVTDAGTSERTVAADAPALALRHVSFSYAGAPLPSLSEVTLTLRRGETLGVIGGTGSGKSTLVNLLPRLYDATHGSVGVLGHDVRSYPLAQLRHLVSVVPQRASLVSGTIRSNLTWRKADATDDELWQALEAAQASDFVRQMPQGLDGRVEAGGKNFSGGQRQRLTIARALVGAPSIVVLDDSASALDFKTDARLRHALHDLAGGVTSVIVSQRVSAVMRADQILVLDHGHVAGLGTHRALLGDCGLYREICLSQLSKEEVEA
- a CDS encoding MGMT family protein; this translates as MSVSTRTGFFQRAYGIVRQIPAGRVATYGQIAAMLGEPRKARFVGFAMHSSPGVAGGVPCHRVVFKDGALAPGFAFGGPEAQRALLEDEGVGFLPDGRVDMHAFQWEA
- a CDS encoding transposase; protein product: MDDFFVGAAAAGTVGRGTTRQPMICAVSRGGRGGPGTCALRVVPDAAGGAYSRFAEEHVGVLSHVRADMWQGVTAGLRGWPGLDQRPFDASDPASSLALVHHVISDFKAYALGTFHGLSRARLQGVCDEFSWRYCHRGPAPASALAADVAAAPHVPRAELEASFGPQPRVASPRARTGARVRQRERVEELLREAGPGDGLLGLLDDGFRERRE